In Phragmites australis chromosome 17, lpPhrAust1.1, whole genome shotgun sequence, the following are encoded in one genomic region:
- the LOC133896929 gene encoding uncharacterized protein LOC133896929, whose translation MASREGGAAGRSALWVGRTREYRTGMDTELVAIDGAAGPAVSLFVLCGDRFEGSQLFRSGGLSVHMVRVEGHPVSMASCTVGDHQWMLARDALVARLDARAFVFELPGFFYAVVVPPDAAGGVESKCATMAEIFSRFCAYHDLTTADGADEAGDLNQHTNPWVRAHSKIQRLKRHTSPTGQAPADAPFDRARQMERAVRTSAVVKLLTRSLLTGVLQPTRHLIITLGCGANAGTSSSASAAALPSKSVVSDLLDAIETNRARPRCDARRGGGLGWWGLNVEGVMLLLRVVKAVRGKKQVAAPGNKRPRDEGPGRDDLRRGGVVGGGSAAAFGGGAAQRWCVGACGSS comes from the exons ATGGCATCCCGGGAGGGAGGAGCAGCCGGCCGGTCGGCGCTGTGGGTGGGGCGGACGCGGGAGTACCGCACGGGAATGGACACGGAGCTGGTCGCCATTGACGGCGCCGCGGGCCCGGCGGTGAGCCTGTTCGTGCTGTGCGGTGACCGGTTCGAGGGCTCGCAGCTGTTCCGGTCGGGCGGCCTGTCTGTGCACATGGTCCGCGTGGAGGGCCACCCTGTGTCCATGGCCTCCTGCACCGTCGGCGACCACCAGTGGATGCTGGCGCGCGACGCGCTCGTGGCGCGCCTCGACGCGCGCGCCTTCGTCTTCGAGCTCCCCGGCTTCTTCTACGCCGTAGTCGtgccgcccgacgccgccggTGGGGTGGAGAGTAAGTGCGCCACGATGGCGGAGATCTTCTCCCGGTTCTGCGCGTACCACGATCTCACCACGGCAGATG GTGCAGACGAAGCCGGCGATCTGAACCAACATACCAATCCATGGGTCCGTGCCCACTCCAAGATACAGCGCCTCAAGAGACACACCTCGCCGACCGGACAGGCCCCCGCCGACGCGCCGTTCGACCGCGCCAGGCAGATGGAGCGCGCGGTCCGCACGTCGGCGGTTGTCAAGCTGCTCACCCGCTCCCTCCTCACCGGCGTGCTGCAGCCCACTCGGCACCTGATCATCACCCTCGGCTGCGGCGCTAATGCCGGCACCAGCTCGAGCGCCTCCGCGGCGGCGCTGCCGAGCAAGTCGGTCGTGTCCGACCTCCTCGATGCCATCGAGACGAACAGGGCCAGGCCGCGCTGCGAcgcccgccgcggcggcggcttgGGGTGGTGGGGCCTCAACGTGGAGGGCGTAATGCTGCTGCTCCGAGTCGTGAAGGCGGTCCGGGGGAAGAAGCAGGTGGCGGCGCCGGGGAACAAGAGGCCCCGCGACGAGGGGCCCGGGCGCGACGATCTGAGAAGAGGCGGTGTTGTCGGAGGCGGAAGCGCCGCGGCgttcggcggcggcgctgcgcaGCGTTGGTGCGTCGGTGCCTGTGGGAGCTCTTGA